GATTTGATCGACGAGGGCGAGAGTATAAATTTTGATAAGCATTGGTCTATCCACCGCGATCCTCCTCCATTTGAAGAGCAAAGTACGAAAAGTGAAATTTTTGAAACTGGTATCAAGGTGGTTGACCTTCTAGCTCCTTACGCAAAGGGTGGTAAAGTAGGCCTATTTGGTGGTGCTGGCGTTGGTAAAACGGTTATTATTATGGAGCTTATCCACAACGTTGCATTTAAACACAGCGGTTACTCTGTATTTGCAGGCGTTGGTGAGAGAACTCGTGAAGGAAACGACCTTTATCACGAAATGAAAGAGAGTAACGTTTTGGATAAAGTTGCCTTGTGCTACGGCCAAATGAACGAGCCACCAGGGGCAAGAAACCGTATCGCTCTAACAGGTCTTACAATGGCTGAGTATTTCCGCGACGAGATGGGACTTGACGTTTTGATGTTTATCGATAACATCTTCCGTTTCTCTCAATCAGGTGCAGAGATGTCAGCTCTACTTGGACGTATTCCATCAGCTGTTGGTTACCAGCCAACTCTTGCAAGTGAGATGGGTAAATTCCAAGAGAGGATCACATCAACCAAAAAAGGCTCGATTACCTCTGTTCAGGCTGTTTACGTTCCAGCTGATGACCTTACAGACCCAGCTCCTGCGACCGTTTTTGCTCACCTTGATGCTACAACAGTTCTTAACAGATCTATTGCAGAAAAAGGTATCTATCCAGCCGTTGACCCACTTGATTCTACTTCAAGAATGCTCGATCCTCAAATTTTAGGAGCAGATCACTATAAGGTAGCTCGCGGCGTTCAAGCTGTGCTTCAAAAATATAAAGACCTTCAAGATATCATCGCTATCCTTGGTATGGACGAGCTTAGCGAAGAAGATAAGCTAACTGTTGATAGAGCAAGAAAGATAGAGAGATTTTTATCTCAGCCATTCTTCGTTGCTGAAGTATTTACAGGTAGCCCTGGTAAATATGTAAGTCTTGACGAAAACATCGCTGGCTTTAAGGGAATTTTAGAAGGTAAATATGATCATTTGCCTGAAGCAGCATTTTATATGGTCGGAAATATAGATGAGGCTTTAGCTAAAGCTGAGAAACTTAAGGCTTAAATTTAAAAAGGAAGCGTAATGGATAAATTACATTTAGAAATCGTAACTCCTCAAGGTCAGATATTTAATGATGACGTGAGTAGTGTAGTGCTTCCAGGTAGCGAGGGTGAGTTTGGTGTTTTACCAAACCATGCCTCATTAATATCTCTTTTAAAAGCAGGTATTATAGATATAGAACATAAAAATAAAAAACATGACGTTGTTGCGATTAACTGGGGCTATGCAAAGATTGACGAAGGTAAGGTAATAATACTTGCTGACGGTGCGGTTTACGTCTCTGGCGATAGTGAAAGTGAGCTTGCAAATTCATTGGAGGCTGCTAGAAATTTGATAGAGAGCATGAGTAGTGATACAAATGCTTTTGCAGCAACTATATCTAAAATGGAAAATGTAGTGAGAACTAGATAAGTGGGCGGTATAGATTTATTTTTAAATTACATTCAAAGAAGTAGTTTTATTACAATTATTGTTTTAACTTGGCTGTCAATATATTTTATAGTTAGTTTCACAATTCTTTTTTCAAGAATGGCTGGTATTGGAGCTTGGCAAAAACGTGAGCAAAATGCACTTGAAGCACTGCTTATGGGTGCTAAAAATATTCCAAATGATTCGTCTTTGAGAAAATGTGCAAGTGGAAGAATCTCAAGAGAAAAACTAAACGTATGTATAAGTATAGCCGAAAAAAATGCTACAAGTGGACTAACGTGGCTAAGTGTAATAGCATCTACTTCGCCTTTTATCGGCCTTTTTGGAACCGTTGTTTCTATTTTAGAGACATTTTCACAGCTTGGAAATGGTGGAGGTTCATCACTTGGTATTATCGCTCCAGCTATTTCAGAGGCACTTGTTGCAACTGGTTGCGGAATTTTTGTTGCCATCCCAGCATATACATTTAACTTACTCATAAAAAGAAAAGCTTATGAATTAATGAGTGTTATTGAGCGTCAGGCTGATGTAATGATAGCACTTAAAAAAGATGATGAGATACTATAAATGGCCGTTAAATTTACCGATGAGACACCAGAGCTAAATATAACTCCTCTTGTTGATATTATGCTTGTTTTACTAGCCATTTTAATGGTTACTATGCCAACCATAACATATCAAGAGGATATTACTCTTCCGGATGGTTCAAAGGCAAAAACTTCAACATCTAAGCAAAAAGACCTTATAGTATCTATAAATTCGCAAGGACAAGTTAGAG
The sequence above is drawn from the Campylobacter concisus genome and encodes:
- the atpD gene encoding F0F1 ATP synthase subunit beta, translated to MKGVISQVMGPVVDVDFNDYLPKINEAIEVFFEVEGKKHKLILEVAAHLGDNRVRTIAMDMSEGLTRGLEAKALGAPISVPVGEKVLGRIFNVVGDLIDEGESINFDKHWSIHRDPPPFEEQSTKSEIFETGIKVVDLLAPYAKGGKVGLFGGAGVGKTVIIMELIHNVAFKHSGYSVFAGVGERTREGNDLYHEMKESNVLDKVALCYGQMNEPPGARNRIALTGLTMAEYFRDEMGLDVLMFIDNIFRFSQSGAEMSALLGRIPSAVGYQPTLASEMGKFQERITSTKKGSITSVQAVYVPADDLTDPAPATVFAHLDATTVLNRSIAEKGIYPAVDPLDSTSRMLDPQILGADHYKVARGVQAVLQKYKDLQDIIAILGMDELSEEDKLTVDRARKIERFLSQPFFVAEVFTGSPGKYVSLDENIAGFKGILEGKYDHLPEAAFYMVGNIDEALAKAEKLKA
- the atpC gene encoding ATP synthase F1 subunit epsilon — its product is MDKLHLEIVTPQGQIFNDDVSSVVLPGSEGEFGVLPNHASLISLLKAGIIDIEHKNKKHDVVAINWGYAKIDEGKVIILADGAVYVSGDSESELANSLEAARNLIESMSSDTNAFAATISKMENVVRTR
- a CDS encoding MotA/TolQ/ExbB proton channel family protein — its product is MGGIDLFLNYIQRSSFITIIVLTWLSIYFIVSFTILFSRMAGIGAWQKREQNALEALLMGAKNIPNDSSLRKCASGRISREKLNVCISIAEKNATSGLTWLSVIASTSPFIGLFGTVVSILETFSQLGNGGGSSLGIIAPAISEALVATGCGIFVAIPAYTFNLLIKRKAYELMSVIERQADVMIALKKDDEIL
- a CDS encoding biopolymer transporter ExbD, which gives rise to MAVKFTDETPELNITPLVDIMLVLLAILMVTMPTITYQEDITLPDGSKAKTSTSKQKDLIVSINSQGQVRVDQSTMSLAEFPDNIALMSTKYDKTSPIYIKADKNLKYDDVMFVLKTLKGAGFNKVALETNG